In Providencia alcalifaciens, the sequence GCCTTTGGGTCCATCAATCATAAGTGTGTAGCTGACCTTTTGACCCGCTTTGAGTGTTCGGTAGCCATCCATTTGGATTGTGGAATAATGTGCAAATACATCATCTCCACCATCTTCTGGGCAAATAAAGCCAAAACCTTTGGCATTATTGAACCATTTAACCGTAC encodes:
- the cspD gene encoding cold shock domain-containing protein CspD — protein: MNIGTVKWFNNAKGFGFICPEDGGDDVFAHYSTIQMDGYRTLKAGQKVSYTLMIDGPKGAHATAIIPIIESSEGNAE